Proteins found in one Campylobacter canadensis genomic segment:
- a CDS encoding 4-hydroxy-3-methylbut-2-enyl diphosphate reductase has protein sequence MQIKLASSYGFCFGVKRAIKQAEKTKDAATIGPLIHNNDEIKRLKSDFNVSTLENISELSNESKAIIRTHGITKSDLELLKKSNRQIIDATCPFVKKPQEIVEKMSNEGYEIVIFGDKNHPEVKSVRSYASTNTYVVLDEEELKDVLIKNKVVLVSQTTKKVENFMKIANYLIANVKEVRIFNTICDATFKNQEAVRQLSKESDVMIIIGGKSSSNTKQLYVIAKENCNDSYLIENESEIDYSWFNNKTLCGISAGASTPNWIIEKVIEKIKKNITN, from the coding sequence ATGCAGATTAAACTAGCTAGTAGTTATGGTTTTTGTTTTGGAGTAAAAAGAGCAATTAAACAAGCAGAAAAAACAAAAGATGCAGCTACTATTGGACCTTTAATTCACAATAATGATGAAATTAAAAGATTAAAAAGTGATTTTAATGTAAGTACACTTGAAAATATTTCAGAATTAAGCAATGAATCAAAGGCTATTATTAGAACTCACGGTATTACAAAAAGTGATTTAGAACTTTTAAAAAAAAGTAATAGGCAAATAATTGATGCAACTTGCCCTTTTGTAAAAAAACCACAAGAAATTGTTGAAAAAATGAGTAATGAAGGCTATGAAATAGTGATTTTTGGAGATAAAAATCATCCTGAAGTAAAAAGTGTGCGTTCTTATGCAAGTACAAATACTTATGTAGTTTTAGATGAAGAAGAATTAAAAGATGTGCTTATTAAAAATAAAGTCGTTTTAGTTTCACAAACAACTAAAAAAGTAGAGAATTTTATGAAAATTGCAAATTATTTAATTGCAAATGTAAAAGAAGTGCGTATTTTTAATACTATTTGCGACGCAACTTTTAAAAATCAAGAAGCAGTTAGACAGCTATCAAAAGAAAGCGATGTAATGATAATCATCGGTGGAAAAAGCAGCTCAAATACAAAACAACTTTATGTTATTGCTAAAGAAAATTGCAATGATAGTTATTTAATTGAAAATGAAAGCGAGATTGATTATTCTTGGTTTAATAACAAAACTTTATGCGGTATTAGTGCTGGTGCTAGTACTCCAAATTGGATTATAGAAAAAGTTATTGAAAAAATTAAAAAAAATATTACAAATTAA
- a CDS encoding 30S ribosomal protein S1 yields the protein MAKVNGAEQMEDFAKLLEEFDNGGDENTSIIDGIIVDIVNDEVLVDIKDKTEGVLNIDEITKDNKLIFNKGDSIKVAIIGSSAGRKRLSYKKAIRKEKTLNFIAQYDENTDYPAFEVRCISSNSNGFNVIDANEVEYFLPKSQNITKDRNLNGKKFKVKILKVNSDNVIVSRKKVSDEERKRKKELIDSIINGEQIKDGVVRKITSYGMFVDIGGIDGLVHYSEISYKGPVNPSSLYKEGDSVKVKIVNYDENKKHISLSIKSALNDPWEEIKDNLEVGDVLKVVVSNIENYGAFVDLGNDIEGFLHISEISWDKNIKNPKEYLKEGQEIEVEVIEIDFEQRRLRVSLRTLLPKPFDEFTTNFNEGDVVEGVVSTITNFGAFVKIGNIDGLLHNDDISWERAVSAKDSFKVGDSLKVKIRKIDPINSKISLSIKHLEESPVSLYLKEHKIGDIVEGKVSDIKDFGIFVSLSDNVDGFIKKEDLSDTDVQVGDSIKAALVNAKNGKIRLSVKRMDILKTREDLDKINSNDKITIGDIIKDQLN from the coding sequence ATGGCGAAGGTAAATGGAGCAGAGCAAATGGAAGATTTTGCAAAATTGCTAGAAGAATTTGATAATGGAGGAGATGAAAATACTTCTATAATTGATGGAATTATTGTAGATATTGTAAATGATGAGGTTTTAGTTGATATTAAAGATAAAACTGAAGGTGTTTTAAATATTGATGAGATTACAAAAGACAATAAATTAATTTTTAATAAAGGCGATAGTATTAAAGTTGCTATTATTGGAAGCAGTGCAGGTAGAAAAAGACTATCTTACAAAAAAGCAATAAGAAAAGAAAAAACATTAAATTTTATTGCACAATATGATGAGAACACTGATTATCCTGCTTTTGAAGTAAGGTGTATTTCTTCAAATTCTAATGGATTTAATGTTATTGATGCAAATGAAGTTGAATATTTTTTACCAAAATCACAAAATATTACAAAAGATAGAAATTTAAATGGTAAAAAATTTAAAGTTAAAATTCTAAAAGTTAATTCAGATAACGTAATTGTTTCAAGAAAAAAAGTTAGCGATGAAGAAAGAAAACGCAAAAAAGAATTAATTGATTCAATAATTAATGGCGAACAAATTAAAGATGGTGTAGTAAGAAAAATCACTAGTTACGGTATGTTTGTTGATATTGGCGGAATTGATGGTTTAGTACATTATAGTGAAATCTCTTACAAAGGACCAGTAAATCCTAGCTCTTTATATAAAGAAGGAGATAGTGTTAAAGTTAAAATTGTAAATTACGATGAAAATAAAAAACATATTTCTTTATCTATAAAATCTGCTTTAAATGACCCTTGGGAAGAAATTAAAGACAATCTTGAAGTAGGAGATGTATTAAAAGTTGTAGTTTCAAATATTGAAAATTACGGAGCTTTTGTAGATTTAGGTAATGATATTGAAGGCTTTTTACATATTAGTGAAATTTCTTGGGATAAGAATATAAAAAATCCTAAAGAATATTTAAAAGAAGGTCAAGAAATTGAAGTTGAAGTAATTGAAATTGACTTTGAGCAAAGAAGATTAAGGGTATCATTAAGAACACTTTTACCAAAACCATTTGATGAATTTACTACTAATTTTAATGAAGGTGATGTGGTTGAAGGTGTTGTTAGCACTATAACTAACTTTGGTGCTTTTGTAAAAATTGGTAATATTGATGGCTTGTTGCATAATGATGATATTAGCTGGGAAAGAGCTGTTAGTGCTAAAGATAGTTTTAAAGTTGGCGATAGTCTTAAAGTTAAAATTAGAAAAATTGACCCAATAAACAGCAAAATCTCTTTAAGCATTAAACACTTAGAAGAAAGCCCTGTAAGTTTATATTTAAAAGAGCATAAAATAGGAGATATTGTTGAAGGTAAGGTAAGTGATATTAAAGATTTTGGTATCTTTGTAAGCTTAAGCGATAATGTTGATGGTTTTATAAAAAAAGAAGATTTAAGCGATACAGATGTTCAAGTAGGTGATAGCATAAAAGCTGCTTTAGTTAATGCTAAAAATGGTAAAATTCGCCTTAGTGTTAAAAGAATGGATATTCTTAAAACAAGAGAAGATTTAGATAAAATTAATTCTAATGATAAAATTACTATAGGTGATATTATTAAAGACCAACTGAACTAA
- the polA gene encoding DNA polymerase I, translating to MKKILLVDTFNLLFRSYYSLSNLKNAKSFPTGMIYGLVNFIDKLRLDKDISNVVFALESNTPTFRKLLLQEYKENRKELDEALRVQIQPCLDILQKLGFCCARIDGFEADDVIASVCKYSLSNNCKVEIYSTDKDLYQLLVSDDVLMIGKNNESIKAAECIEKFGVKPEQIVDYLALVGDSADNFKGVSGVGPAAAKRLLNEFKSLDGIYSNLNVVGTKGLITKLSNDKDSAYLSQKLAKLKDDLDVKDFFENSKKPEGNFLVKIIDELEEYQLFKHFKIANEALKSQDKIVTANNANTINNTDYPIKNALLLNNDEKLLETINNIKDELIGFDTETDGLQSDCKIIGFSFCYLNNSFYVPINHKNTQNISLAAAKEAIAKLFEKTIIGHNLKFDFKVIKNNFSINYPAKYYDTMILAWLFNPEQKLSLDYLSMQLFNYSTTEFESLVSKNESFADVDINAALSYASDDAYLTLRIFNTLKNKIGVELFKQFENECEFIKILILMEENGIYLKKEKLLSLENELKKELEELQKHIFNIAKKEFNLNSPKQLAQVLFEDLGIERVAKDSTNEAVLNKIKHPIAEYLINYRKSVKILNTYVKPLLELNVNNLDIYNIKTNFLQCVTATGRLASNNPNLQNIPARGKWAKELKSAFIAKDGYSFLSLDYSQIELRMLAHFSKDYALLDAFANNEDIHKKTAMQIFSYVDDEKRAFAKSINFGLIYGMGAKRLSVELGISYSQAAEYIEKYFQAFPSVKDFFARVKNDAKQKGYIQTLLNRKRFFTYANSVRENNAFDRESVNSILQGSAADLIKFAMIKIYPLLNDDKRLLLQIHDELIFEVKDELIQDFSQQIQNIMQTCIKLNVELKTSLSIAKDWANLK from the coding sequence ATGAAAAAAATATTATTAGTAGATACATTTAATTTATTATTTCGCTCTTATTATAGTTTAAGCAATTTAAAAAACGCCAAATCTTTTCCAACAGGAATGATTTATGGCTTGGTAAATTTTATTGATAAATTAAGATTAGATAAAGATATTAGCAATGTGGTTTTTGCCTTAGAAAGCAACACCCCAACTTTTAGAAAACTTTTATTGCAAGAATATAAAGAAAATAGAAAAGAGTTAGATGAGGCATTAAGAGTGCAAATTCAGCCTTGTTTAGATATTTTGCAAAAGCTTGGTTTTTGTTGTGCTAGGATTGACGGCTTTGAGGCCGATGATGTTATTGCTAGTGTTTGCAAATATTCTCTTAGCAATAATTGTAAGGTTGAGATTTATTCTACTGATAAAGATTTATATCAATTATTAGTTAGCGATGATGTTTTAATGATAGGCAAAAACAATGAAAGTATAAAAGCAGCAGAATGTATTGAAAAATTTGGAGTAAAACCAGAGCAAATAGTTGATTATTTAGCTTTAGTTGGCGATAGTGCTGATAATTTTAAAGGAGTTAGCGGGGTTGGTCCTGCTGCTGCAAAAAGATTGCTTAATGAATTTAAAAGTTTAGATGGAATTTATTCTAATTTAAATGTTGTAGGTACAAAAGGTCTTATTACAAAACTAAGCAATGATAAAGATAGTGCTTATTTATCGCAAAAATTAGCAAAGCTAAAAGATGATTTAGATGTGAAAGATTTTTTTGAAAATTCTAAAAAACCTGAAGGTAATTTTTTAGTAAAAATTATTGATGAACTTGAAGAATATCAATTGTTTAAACATTTTAAAATTGCAAATGAGGCTTTAAAATCTCAAGATAAAATAGTTACGGCAAATAATGCAAATACAATAAATAATACAGATTATCCTATAAAAAATGCACTTTTATTGAACAATGATGAAAAGTTATTAGAAACTATAAACAATATTAAAGATGAGCTAATTGGTTTTGATACTGAAACTGATGGCTTGCAAAGCGATTGTAAAATTATTGGATTTTCTTTTTGTTATTTAAATAATTCTTTTTATGTTCCGATTAATCATAAAAACACTCAAAATATTTCACTAGCAGCAGCTAAAGAAGCTATTGCAAAGCTTTTTGAAAAAACTATTATAGGTCATAATTTAAAATTTGATTTTAAAGTAATAAAAAATAATTTTTCTATAAATTATCCTGCAAAGTATTATGATACTATGATTTTAGCTTGGTTGTTTAATCCTGAACAAAAACTAAGCTTAGATTATTTAAGTATGCAACTTTTTAATTATTCAACAACAGAATTTGAAAGTTTAGTTTCAAAAAATGAAAGCTTTGCTGATGTTGATATTAATGCAGCTTTGTCTTATGCTAGCGATGATGCTTATTTAACTTTAAGGATTTTTAACACCTTAAAAAATAAGATTGGTGTTGAACTTTTTAAGCAGTTTGAAAACGAATGCGAATTTATAAAAATTCTTATTTTAATGGAAGAAAATGGCATATATTTAAAAAAAGAAAAATTGTTATCTTTAGAAAATGAATTAAAAAAAGAACTAGAAGAATTGCAAAAGCATATTTTTAATATCGCAAAAAAAGAATTTAATCTTAATTCTCCAAAACAATTAGCACAAGTACTTTTTGAAGATTTAGGCATTGAAAGAGTAGCTAAAGATTCCACAAATGAAGCAGTATTAAATAAAATAAAACATCCAATAGCAGAATATCTAATTAATTATAGAAAATCGGTAAAAATTCTAAATACCTATGTAAAACCATTATTAGAATTGAATGTAAATAATTTAGATATTTATAATATTAAAACTAATTTTTTACAATGTGTAACAGCCACAGGAAGATTAGCTTCAAATAATCCAAATTTGCAAAATATTCCAGCAAGGGGTAAATGGGCTAAGGAATTAAAATCAGCCTTTATTGCAAAAGATGGATATAGTTTTTTAAGTCTTGATTATTCTCAAATTGAACTTAGAATGCTTGCACATTTTAGTAAAGATTACGCTTTATTAGATGCTTTTGCAAACAACGAAGATATTCACAAAAAAACAGCAATGCAAATTTTTTCTTATGTTGATGATGAAAAAAGAGCCTTTGCTAAAAGTATTAATTTTGGATTAATTTATGGAATGGGAGCTAAAAGATTAAGTGTAGAACTTGGCATTAGCTATTCGCAGGCAGCAGAGTATATAGAAAAATATTTTCAAGCCTTTCCTAGTGTTAAAGATTTTTTTGCTAGGGTAAAAAATGATGCTAAACAAAAAGGCTACATTCAAACCTTATTAAATAGAAAAAGATTTTTTACTTATGCAAATAGCGTTAGAGAAAATAACGCCTTTGATAGAGAAAGTGTAAATAGTATATTGCAAGGTTCAGCAGCGGATTTGATTAAATTTGCAATGATTAAGATTTATCCTTTATTAAATGATGATAAAAGATTATTATTGCAAATTCACGATGAGTTGATTTTTGAAGTAAAAGATGAGTTAATCCAAGATTTTTCTCAACAAATACAAAATATTATGCAAACTTGTATTAAACTTAATGTAGAATTAAAAACTAGTTTAAGTATAGCAAAGGATTGGGCGAATTTAAAATAA
- a CDS encoding GGDEF domain-containing protein translates to MLSLFNWGREYETNLENVDAQHFYLVNLINDIIAKSSEKTLSKIELNEAFEGILEYTNYHFSEEEKLMKEKKIYDDFYKEHKNNHKLFIEQVKQFYAEIGDNVSSNALQNLVEFLISWLGFHILGQDKMMAKQIELIDKGFDAQSAYYEVANSQSSQTSPLIKALNGLLNVVIKRNNELLELKRNLELKVQERTRELSESNDKLQVLALSDSLTKIANRRQLFNIMKIILKEAQTHNFVTSGVMIDLDNFKEVNDNFGHDMGDKVLIEFTNLIKESIRTDDIFARLGGDEFFILLPNTDSKGAFVLMQNILNKIIKMRVRVGDGENDFWKSSASMGIATIYADNIKDENTFIKMTDIAVYEAKKSGKKCIKIYKD, encoded by the coding sequence ATGCTAAGCTTGTTTAATTGGGGGAGAGAATATGAAACAAATTTAGAAAATGTTGATGCACAGCATTTTTATTTAGTAAATTTAATTAATGATATTATTGCTAAAAGTAGCGAAAAAACATTAAGTAAAATAGAATTAAATGAAGCTTTTGAAGGTATTTTAGAATATACAAATTATCATTTTTCTGAAGAAGAAAAATTAATGAAAGAAAAAAAGATTTATGATGATTTTTATAAAGAACATAAAAACAATCATAAGTTATTCATAGAGCAGGTAAAGCAATTTTATGCAGAAATTGGTGACAATGTTAGCTCAAACGCTCTTCAAAATTTGGTGGAATTTTTAATTTCTTGGCTTGGTTTTCATATACTTGGTCAAGATAAGATGATGGCAAAACAAATTGAACTTATTGATAAAGGTTTTGATGCACAAAGCGCTTATTATGAAGTTGCAAATTCTCAAAGTTCTCAAACTAGTCCATTAATAAAAGCTTTAAATGGCTTGTTAAATGTAGTGATTAAACGCAATAACGAGCTTTTAGAGTTAAAAAGAAATCTAGAGTTAAAAGTGCAAGAAAGAACAAGAGAATTATCAGAAAGTAACGATAAATTACAAGTTTTAGCCTTAAGCGATTCTCTTACAAAAATCGCAAATAGAAGGCAATTGTTTAATATAATGAAAATTATTTTAAAAGAAGCACAAACTCATAATTTTGTTACAAGCGGCGTTATGATTGATTTAGATAATTTTAAAGAAGTTAATGATAATTTTGGTCATGATATGGGCGATAAAGTCTTAATTGAATTTACAAATTTAATTAAAGAAAGTATAAGAACAGACGATATATTTGCTAGGCTAGGTGGAGATGAATTTTTTATTTTGCTTCCAAATACAGATTCAAAAGGTGCCTTTGTGCTAATGCAAAATATTTTAAATAAGATAATTAAAATGCGTGTTAGAGTTGGCGATGGAGAAAATGATTTTTGGAAATCTAGTGCAAGTATGGGAATAGCTACTATTTATGCGGATAATATAAAAGATGAAAATACTTTTATAAAGATGACTGATATAGCAGTTTATGAAGCTAAAAAAAGTGGTAAAAAATGTATTAAGATTTATAAAGATTAG
- the motA gene encoding flagellar motor stator protein MotA — protein sequence MDLTTILGMVLAITSISVGDILEGGNPLHIIHLSSVLIVLPTAFFSAMTSTNKHFVKGAIKELKIVFKGSGVHMPHRIAQIVEFAMIARKDGLLALESKVAEIDNEYFKGALMMLVDGKEIEEIKESMELQIELSEEYYQECSEFFIRVGESCPTFGLVGAVCGLMLALQLLDDPQAMAQGIAGAFTATVTGIFGAYACFGPWGNKIKGNSHDIVLEQKMILEGVVGIAQGANPRDLEAKLFLFLPKGEKVKSQFGE from the coding sequence TTGGATTTAACAACGATATTAGGTATGGTTCTTGCTATTACTTCTATTTCAGTAGGAGATATTTTAGAAGGCGGTAACCCTTTACATATTATTCACTTATCATCAGTTTTAATTGTTTTGCCTACGGCATTTTTTTCAGCTATGACTTCAACTAATAAGCACTTTGTAAAAGGTGCAATAAAGGAATTAAAGATTGTTTTTAAAGGTAGCGGAGTTCATATGCCGCATAGGATTGCACAGATTGTAGAATTTGCAATGATTGCAAGAAAAGATGGTCTTTTAGCTCTAGAAAGCAAGGTTGCTGAAATTGACAACGAGTATTTTAAAGGCGCTTTAATGATGCTTGTTGATGGTAAAGAAATTGAAGAAATTAAAGAAAGTATGGAATTACAAATAGAACTAAGCGAAGAATACTATCAAGAATGTTCAGAATTTTTTATTCGTGTTGGTGAAAGCTGCCCAACATTTGGTCTTGTTGGTGCGGTGTGTGGTCTTATGCTAGCTTTGCAATTACTTGATGACCCACAAGCTATGGCACAAGGTATTGCTGGTGCTTTTACAGCGACGGTTACTGGTATTTTTGGTGCTTATGCTTGTTTTGGTCCTTGGGGTAATAAAATAAAGGGAAATTCTCACGATATAGTTTTAGAGCAAAAAATGATTTTAGAAGGTGTTGTTGGCATTGCTCAAGGTGCAAATCCAAGAGATTTAGAAGCAAAGTTATTTTTATTCTTGCCTAAAGGTGAGAAGGTTAAATCTCAATTTGGTGAATAA
- the motB gene encoding flagellar motor protein MotB produces the protein MAKKKKCPPKPPCEKWAVPLADFFSLLLALFIALYAIASVNTDKAKALTKEFVKIFDFPSTQVMDKQSKDSSKYKQQNASENTSNNTQSINQQESMEKLKALLDQKENQFYMELPSMILFAKGSTQVTNSDDLLYLKRIKMILQTLGEGVKLEIRGFSDSDDSYLASFDLATQRARNVLELLIKNGVNPSKLSIKSLGSNDPRFSNDSTQAIKNNRVELFFRTDVNDIKSQKTILDAIGNMN, from the coding sequence ATGGCTAAAAAGAAAAAATGCCCACCAAAACCGCCTTGTGAAAAATGGGCGGTTCCTTTAGCGGATTTCTTTTCATTATTGCTTGCATTATTTATTGCACTTTATGCTATTGCATCTGTTAATACAGATAAAGCAAAAGCTTTAACAAAAGAATTTGTTAAGATTTTTGATTTTCCAAGCACACAGGTTATGGATAAGCAAAGCAAAGATAGTAGCAAATACAAACAACAAAATGCTAGTGAGAATACTTCAAATAATACTCAAAGTATTAATCAGCAAGAAAGTATGGAAAAGCTAAAAGCCTTGCTTGACCAAAAAGAAAATCAATTTTATATGGAACTTCCTTCTATGATACTTTTTGCTAAAGGTTCAACTCAAGTTACAAATAGCGATGATTTGCTTTATTTAAAAAGAATAAAAATGATTTTACAAACTTTAGGAGAAGGCGTAAAACTTGAAATTCGTGGCTTTAGCGATAGTGATGATAGTTATTTAGCAAGTTTTGATTTAGCAACACAAAGAGCTAGAAATGTATTAGAATTATTAATAAAAAATGGTGTAAATCCAAGTAAATTAAGTATAAAAAGCCTTGGTTCAAATGACCCAAGATTTAGTAATGATAGCACTCAGGCTATAAAAAATAATAGGGTTGAATTGTTTTTTAGAACAGATGTAAATGATATTAAATCACAAAAAACAATTTTAGATGCAATAGGAAATATGAATTAA
- a CDS encoding oligopeptide:H+ symporter, which translates to MQPKSDKSVLFNICYIEAFERFAYLGFSIVFTLYLIDVFHINKGIAGTYSAAFGASIYLFGMIGAYLGNFFLGSKRCVFYGLLFLYSGYLFLLLEEVSYTIIALMFLLLGSSLIKTNITALLAKYYSINTQYAFSLFYVFVNIGCFLGVLLIGYISQVLSYLFAFILAAISMLICILIYFKADKNLDNEELSFAFIKDYKTYILLAFIAFACTFDIFIISQIISVLAICTPIFIYIGIYKKSENKANYKKFAILCLCAIFFFMLIFQCFNTLSILSRDKIDANYFNIQIPSTTYISAMFFTGIIFGGFFSNLVKKYNINNYILISLSMMVAAFVFIFIAFLSKQNSINPIIFLIIYMLLGMGNVVFGAIGLDLSTKLSDEKYKTSSLGLWFLCSAAAQGIEGIIVKYYDKFSSEVYFGTQGFFVFLCAVIILVFSKKLSKGYKC; encoded by the coding sequence ATGCAACCTAAATCAGATAAATCAGTTTTATTTAATATTTGTTATATTGAAGCCTTTGAAAGATTTGCTTATCTTGGCTTTAGCATTGTTTTTACCTTATATTTAATTGATGTTTTTCATATCAACAAAGGAATTGCAGGTACATATAGCGCTGCTTTTGGAGCTAGTATATATTTGTTTGGTATGATTGGCGCTTATTTAGGCAATTTTTTTCTAGGTTCTAAAAGATGTGTGTTTTATGGCTTATTGTTTTTATATTCTGGATATTTATTTTTATTGCTAGAAGAAGTATCTTATACAATAATAGCTTTAATGTTTTTATTGCTTGGTAGCTCGTTAATAAAAACAAATATTACAGCACTATTAGCAAAATATTATAGTATAAATACCCAATACGCCTTTAGTCTTTTTTATGTTTTTGTAAATATTGGCTGCTTTTTAGGTGTTTTACTAATAGGCTATATATCTCAAGTTTTATCTTATTTGTTTGCTTTTATATTAGCTGCAATTTCAATGCTAATTTGTATTTTAATTTATTTTAAAGCAGATAAAAACTTAGATAATGAAGAATTAAGCTTCGCATTTATAAAAGATTATAAAACATATATTTTGTTGGCTTTTATTGCATTTGCATGTACATTTGACATTTTTATTATTTCACAAATAATTAGTGTTTTAGCAATTTGTACTCCTATTTTTATTTATATTGGTATTTATAAAAAAAGTGAAAATAAAGCAAATTATAAAAAATTTGCAATTTTATGCCTTTGTGCTATATTTTTCTTTATGCTAATATTTCAGTGCTTTAACACATTAAGCATACTAAGCAGAGATAAAATCGATGCAAATTATTTTAATATTCAAATTCCAAGTACAACTTATATTTCGGCAATGTTTTTTACAGGTATTATTTTTGGTGGATTTTTTTCTAATCTTGTAAAAAAATATAATATTAATAATTATATTTTAATTTCTTTAAGTATGATGGTTGCAGCTTTTGTTTTTATTTTTATTGCATTTTTGAGCAAACAAAATAGTATAAATCCAATAATATTTTTAATTATCTATATGCTTCTTGGTATGGGTAATGTTGTTTTTGGGGCAATAGGATTAGATTTAAGTACAAAATTAAGCGATGAAAAATATAAAACAAGCTCATTAGGTTTATGGTTTTTATGTTCTGCTGCAGCACAAGGTATTGAAGGCATTATAGTTAAGTATTATGATAAATTTTCTAGTGAAGTTTATTTTGGCACTCAAGGTTTTTTTGTTTTCTTATGTGCTGTTATAATATTAGTATTTTCTAAAAAACTAAGTAAAGGATATAAATGTTAA
- the guaC gene encoding GMP reductase: protein MLNNLLVFDYEDVQLIPAKCIVNSRAECDTSVCLGKRKFKLPVVPANMQTIIDEKLAKELASKDYFYIMHRFNPDSRKNFIADMKNSNLFSSISVGVKEDEYEFILELSKEKLLPDYITIDIAHGHSDNVIKMIKHIKKHLKNSFVIAGNVGTPNAVRDLENAGADATKVGIGPGKVCITKLKTGFGTGGWQLAALRWCAKSAKKPIIADGGIRNHGDVAKSIRFGASFVMIGSLFSGHSQSPGECIEVDGKLMKEYYGSASEFQKGEKKNVEGKKMYVPFRGDIFETLSHMQQDLQSSISYAGGNKLSDICKVDYVVVKNSIFNGDSI, encoded by the coding sequence ATGTTAAATAATTTATTAGTATTTGATTATGAAGATGTGCAGCTAATTCCTGCAAAATGTATTGTAAATTCTAGGGCTGAATGCGATACAAGTGTTTGTTTAGGTAAAAGAAAATTTAAATTACCAGTTGTACCTGCAAATATGCAAACTATTATTGATGAAAAACTTGCAAAAGAATTAGCTAGTAAAGATTATTTTTATATTATGCACAGATTTAACCCAGATAGCAGAAAAAACTTTATTGCTGATATGAAAAATTCAAATCTATTTTCATCAATTTCAGTTGGTGTAAAAGAAGACGAATACGAATTTATTTTAGAATTATCAAAAGAAAAATTACTTCCTGATTATATAACAATTGATATAGCACACGGACATAGCGATAATGTAATAAAAATGATTAAACATATAAAAAAACATTTAAAAAATTCTTTTGTAATAGCAGGAAATGTAGGAACTCCAAATGCAGTAAGAGATTTAGAAAATGCAGGAGCTGATGCAACTAAGGTTGGTATTGGTCCAGGTAAGGTTTGTATTACAAAGCTTAAAACAGGTTTTGGTACAGGTGGATGGCAATTAGCAGCTTTAAGATGGTGCGCAAAAAGTGCAAAAAAACCAATTATTGCTGATGGTGGCATTAGAAATCATGGCGATGTTGCAAAAAGTATTCGTTTTGGAGCGAGTTTTGTGATGATTGGCTCTTTATTTAGTGGGCATTCTCAAAGCCCAGGAGAATGTATAGAAGTAGATGGCAAATTAATGAAAGAATATTATGGCTCAGCAAGCGAATTTCAAAAGGGTGAGAAAAAAAATGTAGAGGGTAAAAAAATGTATGTGCCTTTTAGAGGGGATATTTTTGAAACCTTATCTCATATGCAACAAGACTTGCAAAGTTCAATTTCTTATGCAGGTGGAAATAAATTAAGTGATATTTGCAAGGTTGATTATGTAGTAGTTAAAAATTCAATTTTTAATGGCGATAGCATTTAA
- the fabG gene encoding 3-oxoacyl-ACP reductase FabG, which translates to MKFTGKNVLITGASKGIGAQIARTLAEFGLKVWINYRSKPELAEALMQEINNNGGKAAIICFDASDENAFAQAIKSIVDSDGELSYLVNNAGITKDKLVLRMSTQDFNDVINANLNSAFIGCKEAFKVMSKQRFGSVVNISSIIGEIGNAGQVNYAASKGAIIAMSKSFAKEAASRNVRYNSITPGFIASDMTDVLSDEIKQTYYKSIPLARFGDAKEVANAVAFLLSDYSSYITGEVLKVNGGLFM; encoded by the coding sequence ATGAAATTTACAGGAAAAAATGTATTAATTACAGGTGCAAGTAAGGGAATTGGTGCTCAAATAGCTAGAACATTAGCGGAATTTGGTTTAAAGGTATGGATAAATTATCGTTCAAAGCCAGAATTAGCAGAAGCTTTAATGCAAGAAATAAATAATAACGGTGGTAAAGCAGCTATTATTTGTTTTGATGCTAGTGATGAAAATGCTTTTGCTCAAGCAATAAAGTCTATTGTAGATAGCGATGGAGAATTAAGCTATTTGGTAAATAATGCAGGCATAACTAAAGATAAACTTGTGTTGCGTATGAGTACTCAAGATTTTAATGATGTTATAAATGCAAATTTAAATTCAGCTTTTATTGGTTGCAAAGAAGCATTTAAAGTTATGAGTAAGCAAAGATTTGGAAGTGTTGTAAATATTAGTTCAATTATTGGTGAAATAGGCAATGCTGGTCAAGTAAATTATGCAGCAAGCAAGGGTGCAATTATTGCAATGAGCAAATCATTTGCAAAAGAAGCAGCAAGTAGAAATGTAAGATATAATTCAATTACACCAGGCTTTATTGCAAGCGATATGACAGATGTTTTAAGTGATGAAATAAAGCAAACTTATTATAAATCAATTCCACTAGCAAGATTTGGTGATGCAAAAGAAGTTGCAAATGCAGTTGCATTCTTATTAAGTGATTATTCTAGCTATATTACAGGAGAAGTTTTAAAAGTAAATGGTGGATTGTTTATGTAA